In Pseudodesulfovibrio hydrargyri, a single window of DNA contains:
- a CDS encoding site-specific integrase, with the protein MPQIARSPNHLYRKGSIYYFRHVIPHDLRDSLGRSEVRMSLQTGYLAEARPKARILASGVKRILTKMRNGELPMDDFDQIKVFMNDWLKRFLKENEHIAIKKLTPPSPHTQYVPGDTERIIETLKALMVSKDYATMRKYTIMAAEDGAFGPPDSLPLSDEFAHEFIKTLIAYYRIISHRAEGDYTFEKSILPPESVAPQPTQEPKSQPLLSEALERYKADRIAAKRWSEGSAKDIMSTLNSLTDVLGDIPVDEVDRQAVRHVRDTLLQLPRFRNSKRFKGKTIQEMVALEPDNTVAVSTVNNNLTNISSFLTWCEDEQLIPTNPAHRLKIKEEKPETEHRSPYTTKDLEHIFNAPQYVDDTFLHPSDFWCPILSLFTGARREEVCQLHVEDVRQEEGVWVLDVNKEKNVHGFANKKLKNPSAKRLLPLHPFLVETLRFPEFARQQAETGHLRVFPELVKINTNYGHKLGERFSEFRKTIELEEAEGVKDFHSLRHTFSNFFKQKKMQDDPFEQTFGHKLKKMSAERYGGRFPASMCFEEVIAYLDYGVDLSHLAKSKYVPK; encoded by the coding sequence ATGCCGCAAATCGCGCGTTCCCCGAACCACCTTTACCGGAAGGGCTCAATCTATTACTTTCGCCACGTCATCCCGCACGACCTGCGGGACTCGTTGGGCCGCTCCGAAGTCAGGATGTCTCTCCAGACGGGCTACCTGGCCGAGGCAAGGCCCAAGGCCCGAATATTGGCCTCGGGCGTAAAACGAATACTGACCAAGATGAGGAACGGTGAACTCCCCATGGATGATTTCGACCAGATAAAAGTCTTCATGAACGACTGGCTCAAGCGTTTCCTGAAAGAAAATGAACACATTGCCATCAAAAAGCTCACACCGCCCAGCCCCCACACGCAATACGTGCCGGGAGATACCGAAAGGATTATCGAAACACTCAAGGCCCTGATGGTGTCCAAAGACTACGCCACCATGCGGAAATACACGATCATGGCGGCTGAAGACGGGGCTTTTGGCCCACCTGACTCGCTCCCCCTGTCCGATGAGTTCGCGCACGAATTCATCAAAACCCTTATCGCCTACTATCGCATCATCAGCCACCGAGCCGAAGGCGATTACACCTTTGAAAAATCCATTCTGCCGCCCGAATCAGTCGCTCCGCAGCCGACACAGGAACCCAAGTCCCAACCCCTGCTTTCCGAAGCCCTGGAACGCTACAAGGCGGACAGGATCGCCGCCAAGCGCTGGAGCGAGGGCAGTGCCAAGGATATCATGTCCACGCTCAACAGCCTTACCGACGTCCTCGGCGACATTCCGGTGGATGAAGTGGACCGGCAAGCTGTGCGCCATGTACGGGATACCCTGCTCCAGCTCCCCCGATTTCGGAACAGCAAACGATTCAAGGGCAAGACCATACAAGAAATGGTCGCCCTTGAACCGGACAACACGGTTGCCGTCAGCACCGTGAATAACAACCTGACCAACATCTCATCATTTTTGACGTGGTGCGAGGATGAGCAGCTTATTCCCACCAACCCCGCTCACCGTCTGAAAATCAAAGAAGAAAAGCCGGAAACGGAACACCGATCCCCGTACACGACCAAAGACTTGGAACACATCTTCAACGCTCCTCAATATGTTGACGACACATTCCTGCACCCGTCCGACTTCTGGTGCCCTATTCTTTCCCTTTTCACGGGCGCACGGCGTGAGGAGGTATGCCAACTCCACGTTGAAGATGTCCGACAGGAGGAAGGGGTGTGGGTCTTGGATGTCAACAAGGAAAAGAATGTTCATGGGTTCGCCAACAAGAAGCTGAAAAACCCAAGTGCCAAACGCCTTCTCCCGCTTCATCCCTTTCTTGTTGAAACACTGCGTTTCCCCGAATTCGCTCGACAACAGGCCGAAACGGGACACCTTCGGGTCTTCCCCGAACTCGTCAAGATCAACACGAACTACGGCCACAAACTCGGCGAAAGGTTCAGTGAATTCAGGAAAACCATCGAACTTGAGGAAGCAGAAGGGGTCAAGGATTTTCACAGCTTGCGGCACACGTTCTCCAACTTCTTCAAGCAGAAGAAGATGCAGGACGACCCGTTCGAACAGACCTTTGGCCACAAGCTCAAGAAGATGTCCGCCGAAAGATATGGGGGGCGTTTCCCGGCCTCCATGTGCTTCGAGGAGGTCATAGCCTACCTCGACTACGGGGTGGACCTGTCTCATCTGGCAAAATCGAAATACGTTCCCAAGTAG
- a CDS encoding integrase domain-containing protein, producing the protein MKSISLVLGANRATLSGPRSKQYRVRQNARAFAKRLRRAGFGVRKWTNVTNKHFAAVARQMQEEGKGDGRIAEIFSAARDLCKAYGNTGISPTNDVFDVRRGSIANANSKAVAPAFVQGAIDKLENELGYEYGPRCAAQIRLQWELGLRREESAKVDLVADWNREGRSLLVRYGTKGGRPRTLTNLSDKQQAALQSALPFVSLSDRPGIHNLMPEGMGDKWQEKLSYAARLCGFTKKESGWTLHSNRHERFHTMYVTHTGFQPPNQHESIAAFQQAAHNAAGEEWPRLDAEARDEIEVTAGHSAGRRDVSDAYLGSSQ; encoded by the coding sequence ATGAAATCCATCAGTCTGGTACTGGGCGCGAATAGGGCAACCCTGTCCGGTCCGCGCTCGAAGCAATACAGGGTCCGTCAGAATGCCCGAGCCTTTGCCAAGCGGCTTCGCCGCGCGGGGTTCGGGGTTCGCAAATGGACCAATGTCACGAACAAGCATTTTGCGGCAGTTGCCCGGCAAATGCAGGAAGAAGGCAAGGGTGACGGGCGTATCGCCGAAATCTTTTCGGCGGCCCGTGACCTTTGCAAGGCCTACGGGAATACCGGCATCAGCCCGACCAATGATGTGTTCGACGTCCGGCGGGGCAGCATTGCCAACGCCAACAGCAAAGCGGTTGCCCCCGCCTTCGTGCAGGGGGCAATCGACAAGCTGGAAAACGAGCTTGGCTATGAATATGGTCCCCGGTGTGCCGCCCAAATTCGCCTGCAATGGGAACTGGGCCTTCGCCGGGAAGAATCGGCCAAAGTCGATCTGGTCGCGGACTGGAATAGGGAAGGCCGCAGCTTGCTCGTCCGGTATGGGACAAAAGGGGGACGGCCGAGGACGCTGACCAATCTGTCCGACAAGCAGCAGGCTGCTCTGCAGAGCGCATTGCCGTTTGTCAGCCTGTCGGACAGGCCGGGGATCCACAACCTGATGCCTGAAGGTATGGGGGACAAGTGGCAAGAAAAGTTGTCCTACGCGGCCAGGTTGTGCGGTTTCACCAAAAAGGAAAGCGGGTGGACCCTGCACAGCAATCGTCATGAACGATTCCACACAATGTATGTGACCCATACAGGCTTCCAGCCGCCTAATCAGCATGAATCCATAGCCGCCTTCCAGCAAGCCGCCCACAACGCGGCAGGGGAAGAATGGCCCCGACTCGATGCCGAAGCCCGTGACGAAATCGAAGTGACCGCAGGACATTCCGCCGGGCGGCGTGACGTGTCCGATGCCTACCTTGGCAGCAGTCAGTGA